One region of Streptomyces davaonensis JCM 4913 genomic DNA includes:
- a CDS encoding M23 family metallopeptidase — protein MASNRPAPFVPSQRGDETFGYGSYRSDEGPFEEWNPTAESIRPVRGKHRVSKKGGGGLARSSTVLGVGVIAAVGAGGMASAQSGKPPVAITMPDLPLISGSSADEEPEGSPAALSTLGMTSTDTAQGAEDAGEALRARIMAQAEQQQDQVDTKAAEEAAAAAEKAAAKAAEEAAAKAEEEAEAKAAAAKAKAEEEARQKAEAERLAALAKQYTLPTSSFTLTSTFGQAGSMWSSGYHTGLDFAAPTGTLLKAVHTGTITSAGWDGSYGYKTVLTLEDGTEIWYAHQSSISVSVGQKVTTGDIIGRVGATGNVTGAHLHMEVHPEGSSSGIDPLAWLRSKGLSI, from the coding sequence GTGGCGTCAAACCGGCCTGCCCCGTTCGTGCCGAGCCAGCGAGGCGACGAGACTTTCGGCTACGGCAGCTATCGCAGCGACGAGGGCCCGTTCGAGGAGTGGAACCCCACCGCGGAGTCCATTCGCCCGGTACGCGGCAAGCACCGCGTCTCCAAGAAGGGCGGCGGCGGACTCGCCCGCAGCTCCACGGTTCTCGGCGTCGGTGTCATAGCCGCGGTCGGCGCGGGCGGTATGGCCAGCGCGCAGTCCGGCAAGCCGCCGGTCGCGATCACGATGCCCGACCTGCCGCTGATCTCCGGCAGCTCCGCGGACGAGGAGCCCGAGGGCTCACCGGCCGCGCTCAGCACCCTCGGCATGACCTCCACGGACACCGCTCAGGGTGCCGAGGACGCCGGTGAGGCGCTGCGCGCCCGGATCATGGCCCAGGCCGAGCAGCAGCAGGACCAGGTCGACACCAAGGCCGCCGAGGAAGCCGCCGCAGCCGCCGAGAAGGCCGCTGCGAAGGCCGCCGAGGAAGCCGCCGCCAAGGCTGAGGAGGAGGCCGAGGCCAAGGCCGCCGCCGCCAAGGCGAAGGCTGAGGAGGAGGCCCGCCAGAAGGCCGAGGCCGAGCGCCTGGCCGCGCTGGCCAAGCAGTACACGCTGCCGACCTCGTCGTTCACCCTCACCTCGACCTTCGGCCAGGCCGGTTCGATGTGGTCCTCCGGGTACCACACGGGCCTCGACTTCGCGGCTCCCACGGGCACGCTGCTGAAGGCGGTCCACACCGGCACGATCACCTCCGCCGGCTGGGACGGCTCCTACGGCTACAAGACCGTGCTCACCCTGGAGGACGGCACCGAGATCTGGTACGCCCACCAGTCCTCGATCAGCGTCAGCGTCGGCCAGAAGGTCACCACCGGCGACATCATCGGCCGGGTGGGCGCGACCGGCAACGTGACCGGCGCCCACCTCCACATGGAGGTCCACCCCGAGGGCTCCTCCTCCGGCATCGACCCGCTCGCGTGGCTGCGCAGCAAGGGCCTCAGCATCTGA
- a CDS encoding PrsW family intramembrane metalloprotease, which translates to MATDPVPPYPTHPTGPPGGALRHAHWWQRWGSPLRGRVRYGALITLLALSGLVILALVREQTGTQGFLVGLGLAVLPVPLLIAAFRWLDRVEPGPWRNLLFAFSWGACAAALIAIVANSFATRWIATATADPSSADTLGATVIAPIVEESAKAAAVLLVFLFRRRDFTGLVDGVVIAGLTATGFAFTENILYLGTAFGTDQLTGDSGIASVTAATFFVRIVMSPFAHPLFTVLTGIGFGIAALSGDRQRWRRILLPLSGLLLAMGMHALWNGSASFGPFGFFAVYAAIMVPAFGLLTWLVIWTRQRELRTVREELPAYAVAGWLTPGEPFALGSMRARRLARQYARRTAGGRQAAREVAQYEAYATSLAFLRHRGRRGRAGADFVVREAELLRELWRRRAVARPALDHAARSTAPPVPVVAAPWPMYGAYGYPAQPSSYQPYSAYPAYNPYRT; encoded by the coding sequence GTGGCCACCGATCCAGTTCCCCCGTACCCGACGCACCCCACCGGTCCCCCCGGCGGCGCACTTCGGCACGCGCACTGGTGGCAGCGGTGGGGGTCCCCCCTCCGGGGGAGGGTGCGCTACGGCGCGCTGATCACTCTGCTCGCGCTCTCCGGCCTCGTCATCCTCGCCCTGGTCCGCGAACAGACCGGCACCCAGGGCTTCCTGGTCGGACTCGGTCTCGCCGTACTGCCCGTGCCGCTGCTCATAGCCGCCTTCCGGTGGCTGGACCGGGTCGAGCCCGGGCCCTGGCGGAATCTGCTCTTCGCCTTCTCCTGGGGCGCCTGCGCGGCGGCGCTGATAGCCATCGTCGCCAACAGCTTCGCGACCAGATGGATAGCCACGGCCACGGCGGATCCGTCCAGCGCGGACACCCTCGGGGCGACCGTGATAGCGCCGATCGTGGAGGAGTCGGCGAAGGCGGCCGCCGTACTGCTCGTCTTCCTCTTCCGACGCCGCGACTTCACCGGGCTCGTCGACGGGGTGGTCATAGCCGGGCTCACCGCCACCGGCTTCGCCTTCACCGAGAACATCCTCTACCTCGGCACCGCCTTCGGCACCGACCAGCTCACCGGCGACAGCGGCATCGCCTCCGTCACCGCCGCCACCTTCTTCGTGCGCATCGTGATGTCCCCGTTCGCGCACCCCCTCTTCACCGTCCTCACCGGCATCGGCTTCGGCATCGCCGCGCTCTCCGGCGACCGGCAGCGCTGGCGGCGGATCCTGCTGCCGCTGTCCGGGCTGCTGCTCGCGATGGGCATGCACGCGCTGTGGAACGGCTCCGCGTCCTTCGGCCCGTTCGGCTTCTTCGCCGTCTACGCGGCAATCATGGTGCCCGCCTTCGGCCTGCTGACCTGGCTGGTGATCTGGACCCGCCAGCGCGAGCTGCGCACCGTGCGGGAGGAACTGCCCGCCTACGCCGTGGCCGGCTGGCTCACTCCGGGCGAGCCCTTCGCGCTCGGCTCGATGCGGGCGCGCCGCCTGGCCCGGCAGTACGCCCGCCGCACCGCGGGAGGACGGCAGGCGGCGCGGGAGGTGGCGCAGTACGAGGCGTACGCGACCTCGCTCGCGTTTCTGCGGCACCGGGGGCGCCGGGGCCGCGCGGGCGCCGACTTCGTCGTACGGGAGGCGGAACTGCTGCGGGAGCTGTGGCGGCGCCGGGCGGTGGCACGGCCGGCGCTCGATCACGCGGCACGGTCGACGGCACCGCCCGTCCCGGTGGTCGCGGCGCCCTGGCCGATGTACGGGGCGTACGGGTACCCGGCGCAGCCGAGCAGCTACCAGCCCTATTCGGCGTACCCGGCCTACAACCCGTACCGCACCTAG
- a CDS encoding GTP cyclohydrolase II, protein MSEHPAATTRSRVRVPLRFQDGYSVDADLVTFHGLTDGQEHVAVVLGDPGPVPLVRLHSECLTGDVFGSARCDCGPQLREAVERIAERGGVLLYLRQEGRGIGLYNKLDAYALQDQGLDTYAANAALGLPEDARDYTAAAQMLTALGIGELDLLSNNPDKAAQLRDLGIAVRDRVPTGVFTTAHNVRYLRAKVLQTQHTLPLGELTERSAV, encoded by the coding sequence ATGTCCGAGCACCCCGCCGCCACCACGCGCTCCCGCGTCCGCGTCCCGCTGCGCTTCCAGGACGGCTACAGCGTCGACGCCGACCTCGTCACCTTCCACGGCCTCACCGACGGCCAGGAGCACGTGGCCGTCGTCCTCGGCGACCCCGGTCCCGTCCCGCTCGTCCGGCTCCACTCCGAGTGCCTGACCGGCGATGTCTTCGGCTCGGCCCGCTGCGACTGCGGTCCGCAACTGCGTGAGGCGGTCGAGCGCATCGCCGAGCGCGGCGGAGTGCTTCTCTACCTCCGCCAGGAGGGCCGCGGCATCGGCCTCTACAACAAGCTCGACGCGTACGCCCTCCAGGACCAGGGCCTCGACACCTACGCCGCGAACGCCGCCCTCGGTCTGCCGGAGGACGCCCGCGACTACACGGCCGCCGCCCAGATGCTGACCGCCCTCGGCATCGGCGAGCTCGACCTGCTCTCCAACAACCCGGACAAGGCGGCCCAGTTGCGCGACCTCGGCATCGCCGTGCGCGACCGCGTGCCCACCGGCGTCTTCACCACCGCGCACAACGTCCGCTATCTGCGCGCCAAGGTCCTCCAGACCCAACACACGCTTCCGCTGGGCGAGTTGACGGAGCGCTCGGCGGTCTGA
- a CDS encoding ArsI/CadI family heavy metal resistance metalloenzyme: MSRVQLALRVPDLDASVAFYSKLFGTEPAKLRDGYANFAIAEPPLKLVLIEGPAGEATRMDHLGVEVDSTEAVHTATTRLGEVGLATDVENDTTCCYALQDKVWVHGPGQEPWEVYVVKADADTLAKQQGSTCC; this comes from the coding sequence ATGTCCCGCGTACAGCTCGCCCTCCGCGTCCCCGACCTCGACGCGTCCGTCGCCTTCTACAGCAAGCTCTTCGGCACCGAGCCCGCCAAACTCCGCGACGGCTACGCCAACTTCGCCATCGCCGAGCCCCCGCTCAAGCTCGTCCTGATCGAAGGCCCCGCGGGCGAGGCGACCCGCATGGACCACCTCGGAGTCGAGGTCGACAGCACCGAAGCCGTCCACACCGCCACCACCCGTCTCGGCGAAGTCGGCCTGGCGACCGATGTGGAGAACGACACCACCTGCTGCTACGCCCTCCAGGACAAGGTCTGGGTCCACGGACCCGGCCAGGAACCCTGGGAGGTGTACGTCGTGAAGGCCGACGCCGACACCCTCGCCAAGCAACAGGGCAGCACCTGCTGCTGA
- a CDS encoding FAD-dependent oxidoreductase — protein MTTPTTDQLPVVVIGAGPVGLAAAAHLVERGLEPLVLEAGPTAATAVRDWAHVRLFSPWAEVTDPAAEKLLAPTGWVRPDGAAYPTGGDWAERYLQPLADVLGDKVRYGTTVTGVARAGRDRIVDADREEQPFTVHILGTDGRERRITARAVIDASGTWATPSPMGADGLPALGERAAADRISYRVPDLRDPAARARYAGKRTAVIGSGASAFTALAHLADLAKEEAGTHAVWILRRGIGADTFGGGDADQLPARGALGLRAKAAVEDGHASAVTGFRTESVERDGDRLALVAEDGRRLDPVDEIIVLTGLRPDLSFLSEVRLGLDERLQAPTALAPLIDPNVHSCGTVYPHGVNELSHPEQDIYLVGMKSYGRAPTFLALTGYEQVRSVTAAIAGDREAAERVELTLPETGVCGGAGLYDDPEDAEQSGGGCCAAPTTLQIGTGAPATTGGC, from the coding sequence GTGACCACGCCCACCACCGACCAGCTGCCCGTCGTCGTCATCGGCGCAGGCCCCGTCGGACTGGCCGCCGCCGCTCACCTCGTCGAGCGCGGCCTGGAACCGCTGGTCCTGGAGGCCGGTCCCACCGCCGCCACGGCCGTACGCGACTGGGCGCACGTCCGACTGTTCTCCCCGTGGGCCGAGGTCACCGACCCGGCCGCCGAGAAGCTCCTCGCCCCCACCGGCTGGGTCCGCCCCGACGGCGCGGCCTACCCCACCGGCGGCGACTGGGCCGAGCGCTACCTCCAGCCGCTCGCCGACGTCCTCGGTGACAAGGTCCGCTACGGCACCACCGTCACCGGCGTCGCCCGCGCGGGCCGAGACCGCATCGTGGACGCCGACCGCGAGGAGCAGCCGTTCACCGTCCACATCCTGGGGACGGACGGCCGTGAGCGGCGAATCACCGCCCGCGCCGTCATCGACGCCTCCGGCACCTGGGCCACCCCCAGCCCGATGGGCGCCGACGGACTGCCCGCCCTCGGCGAGAGGGCAGCGGCCGACCGTATCTCCTACCGCGTCCCGGACCTGCGAGACCCGGCCGCCCGCGCCCGTTACGCCGGCAAGCGCACGGCGGTCATCGGCTCCGGCGCCTCCGCCTTCACCGCGCTGGCCCACCTCGCCGACCTGGCCAAGGAGGAGGCAGGCACGCACGCGGTCTGGATCCTGCGGCGCGGCATCGGCGCGGACACCTTCGGCGGCGGCGACGCCGACCAGCTCCCCGCCCGCGGCGCCCTGGGCCTGCGCGCCAAGGCGGCGGTGGAGGACGGCCACGCGAGCGCGGTCACCGGCTTCCGCACGGAGTCCGTGGAGCGCGACGGCGACCGGTTGGCGTTGGTGGCCGAGGACGGCCGCCGTCTGGACCCGGTCGACGAGATCATCGTGCTGACCGGCCTCCGCCCGGACCTGTCCTTCCTCTCCGAGGTACGCCTCGGCCTCGACGAGCGCCTCCAGGCCCCGACCGCCCTGGCCCCGCTCATCGACCCCAACGTCCACTCCTGCGGCACGGTCTACCCGCACGGCGTGAACGAGCTCTCCCACCCTGAGCAGGACATCTACCTGGTCGGCATGAAGTCCTACGGCCGCGCCCCCACGTTCCTCGCCCTGACCGGCTACGAGCAGGTCCGATCCGTCACCGCCGCGATCGCCGGCGACCGGGAAGCCGCCGAACGTGTCGAGCTGACGCTCCCGGAGACCGGAGTGTGCGGCGGAGCGGGCCTCTACGACGACCCGGAAGACGCTGAGCAGTCCGGCGGCGGATGCTGCGCCGCCCCCACCACCCTCCAGATCGGCACCGGCGCCCCGGCCACCACCGGCGGCTGCTGA
- a CDS encoding alginate lyase family protein encodes MARALPPDAEFTHPGVLVSAAQLEAVRTNVTAGKQPWLKAYLDMRDSRYGAYKYRAEPYEDVHCPVGRRAGRGCVQEREDAIAAYTQALLFTVTGKAQHAVKAREIMDAWSATLKRHSGENAGLQAGWAGSTWARAAEIVRHSDGAGWPAERVRRFEDTLRSVHLPQVTEKVLDINGNWDLVTTDATIGIAVFLDDHKTFDHALARFRDRVPAYFYLDKDGRLPLTPAGSSMNTPQRLATYWFRQTTYKPGVTQETCRNFEHVGYSIAATAHIAETAWHQGVDLYGEAEDRLKAAMELHARHQRGATAPAWLCGGKVERTMGPDLEVALNHLEDRRGASLPAARRLAEETRPAGTDNLFVAWETLTHAGNPAA; translated from the coding sequence ATGGCCCGGGCCCTCCCGCCCGACGCCGAGTTCACCCACCCCGGTGTGCTGGTCAGCGCCGCCCAGCTGGAGGCCGTACGCACGAACGTCACCGCGGGGAAGCAGCCGTGGCTGAAGGCGTACCTCGACATGCGGGACAGCAGGTACGGCGCCTACAAGTACCGGGCCGAGCCCTACGAGGACGTGCACTGTCCCGTGGGGAGGAGGGCGGGGCGGGGGTGTGTGCAGGAGCGTGAGGACGCCATCGCCGCCTACACGCAGGCCCTGCTCTTCACCGTCACCGGGAAGGCGCAGCACGCCGTCAAGGCCAGGGAGATCATGGACGCCTGGTCGGCGACGCTGAAGCGGCACAGTGGGGAGAACGCCGGGCTCCAGGCCGGGTGGGCCGGATCGACCTGGGCGCGGGCCGCCGAGATCGTCCGGCACAGCGACGGTGCCGGATGGCCCGCGGAGCGCGTGCGGCGGTTCGAGGACACGCTGCGGTCCGTGCACCTGCCCCAGGTCACCGAGAAGGTCCTGGACATCAACGGCAACTGGGACCTCGTCACCACCGACGCCACCATCGGCATCGCCGTCTTCCTCGACGACCACAAGACCTTCGACCACGCCCTGGCCCGCTTCCGCGACCGCGTGCCCGCCTACTTCTACCTCGACAAGGACGGCCGCCTCCCGCTCACCCCGGCCGGGTCCAGCATGAACACCCCGCAGCGCCTGGCGACGTACTGGTTCCGGCAGACGACGTACAAGCCGGGCGTCACCCAGGAGACCTGCCGGAACTTCGAGCACGTCGGCTACTCGATCGCCGCCACCGCGCACATCGCCGAGACCGCTTGGCACCAGGGCGTCGATCTGTACGGCGAGGCGGAGGACCGGCTCAAGGCCGCGATGGAGCTGCACGCCCGGCATCAGAGGGGTGCGACCGCTCCGGCCTGGCTGTGCGGGGGCAAGGTCGAGCGGACCATGGGGCCCGACCTGGAGGTCGCGCTGAACCATCTGGAGGACCGGCGCGGCGCCTCCCTCCCGGCCGCCCGCAGGCTGGCCGAGGAGACCCGCCCCGCCGGTACCGACAACCTCTTCGTCGCCTGGGAGACCCTCACCCACGCGGGCAACCCGGCAGCCTGA
- a CDS encoding PP2C family protein-serine/threonine phosphatase: protein MRASGRERTRRVPSGRTLAWLLPAALIVGGILYDLATPRGYTPIPFFTAAPLVAAPLLSLLGTVVTGITALIAAYAVHVRYGFGLDADTVSEVITVVTVAGLAAVLNRVVRRGHLRLASQREIAEATQRAVLPQPVERIGGFDIAARYEAAQADAFIGGDLYAVVDSPWGVRLVVGDVRGKGMGAVAAVAVVIGAFREAAEQEPTLEGVARRLERALAREGARREGIDAHEGFTTAVLAELPHGEGVVRIVNRGHPPPLLLHADRTVRPLPAHDPSLPLGMSDLGNWPDRAEEAPFPRGATLLLHTDGLSEARDAHGVFYDPERRLSGRVFREPANLIRTLAEEVRRHCGGGMTDDMALLAVRRP from the coding sequence GTGCGGGCTTCGGGCAGGGAGCGGACCCGGCGAGTTCCGTCCGGCCGCACCCTCGCGTGGCTGCTCCCGGCGGCCCTGATCGTGGGCGGGATCCTGTACGACCTCGCCACGCCCCGCGGCTACACCCCGATCCCCTTCTTCACCGCGGCCCCGCTCGTCGCCGCTCCGCTGCTGTCGCTGCTCGGCACCGTCGTCACCGGGATCACGGCCCTGATCGCCGCCTACGCCGTCCATGTCCGATACGGCTTCGGCCTGGACGCGGACACCGTCTCCGAGGTGATCACCGTGGTCACCGTCGCGGGCCTGGCCGCCGTGCTCAACCGCGTCGTGCGCCGCGGCCATCTGCGGCTCGCCTCGCAGCGCGAGATCGCCGAGGCCACCCAGCGCGCCGTACTGCCCCAACCCGTGGAACGGATCGGCGGCTTCGACATCGCCGCCCGCTACGAGGCCGCCCAGGCCGACGCCTTCATCGGCGGTGATCTGTACGCGGTGGTCGACAGCCCGTGGGGCGTCCGGCTCGTCGTCGGCGATGTGCGCGGCAAGGGCATGGGTGCCGTCGCGGCCGTCGCCGTGGTCATCGGCGCCTTCCGGGAGGCGGCCGAGCAGGAGCCGACGCTGGAGGGCGTCGCACGGCGGCTCGAGCGGGCGCTGGCCCGGGAGGGCGCACGGCGCGAGGGCATCGACGCCCACGAGGGGTTCACCACCGCCGTACTGGCCGAACTCCCGCACGGCGAGGGCGTCGTACGGATCGTCAATCGCGGCCATCCGCCCCCGCTGCTGCTCCACGCGGACCGCACCGTGCGCCCGCTGCCCGCCCACGACCCCTCGCTGCCGCTGGGCATGAGCGACCTCGGCAACTGGCCCGACCGCGCCGAGGAGGCGCCCTTCCCGCGCGGCGCCACCCTGCTGCTGCACACCGACGGCCTGTCCGAGGCCCGCGACGCGCACGGCGTCTTCTACGACCCCGAGCGACGCCTGTCCGGCCGCGTCTTCCGCGAGCCCGCCAACCTGATCCGGACCCTCGCCGAGGAGGTGCGCCGACACTGCGGGGGCGGGATGACGGACGACATGGCCCTGCTCGCCGTGCGACGACCCTGA
- the trmB gene encoding tRNA (guanosine(46)-N7)-methyltransferase TrmB, with protein sequence MSDSLSTPAPAPGHQPGVSVRHTRAKGEPRFPDGPKADPAGSHFERRIRSFQPRRSRVTAGQADALQRLWPKWGLDIDGSAVLELSEFFGNDQPVVLEIGFGMGEATAQMAAADPGTNILAVDVHTPGQGNLLNLADHHGLSNIRVANGDAIILLREMLAPDSLDGLRVYFPDPWPKKRHHKRRLIQPEFLSLAATRLRPGAVLHCATDWEPYAEQMLEVLTAHPDFENTQADGGFAPRPEFRPLTRFEGQGLDKGHVVNDLLFRRVHREEPLAGA encoded by the coding sequence GTGTCTGACTCCCTCTCCACCCCAGCCCCCGCCCCCGGCCACCAGCCCGGCGTGTCCGTTCGGCATACGCGGGCCAAGGGGGAGCCTCGGTTTCCTGATGGGCCGAAGGCCGATCCGGCGGGGTCGCATTTCGAGCGGCGGATTCGGAGTTTTCAGCCTCGGAGGAGCAGGGTCACGGCCGGGCAGGCGGATGCCTTGCAGCGGCTGTGGCCCAAGTGGGGGCTGGACATTGATGGGAGCGCGGTTCTCGAGCTCAGCGAGTTCTTCGGCAACGACCAGCCTGTCGTGCTCGAGATCGGGTTCGGGATGGGGGAGGCCACCGCGCAGATGGCCGCCGCCGATCCCGGTACCAACATCCTTGCCGTTGACGTGCACACCCCTGGACAGGGGAATCTGCTCAACCTCGCCGATCATCACGGGCTTTCCAACATCCGGGTCGCCAACGGTGACGCGATCATCCTGCTGCGCGAGATGCTCGCCCCGGACTCCCTCGACGGGCTGCGCGTCTACTTCCCGGACCCCTGGCCCAAGAAGCGGCACCACAAGCGGCGGCTGATCCAGCCGGAGTTCCTCAGCCTCGCCGCCACCCGGCTCAGGCCCGGCGCGGTCCTGCACTGCGCGACCGACTGGGAGCCGTACGCCGAGCAGATGCTCGAGGTGCTCACCGCGCATCCGGACTTCGAGAACACGCAGGCCGACGGCGGTTTTGCGCCGCGTCCCGAGTTCCGGCCGCTGACCCGTTTCGAAGGCCAGGGACTGGACAAGGGACATGTCGTGAACGACCTGCTCTTCCGTCGCGTACACCGAGAAGAACCCCTCGCCGGCGCCTGA
- a CDS encoding MarR family winged helix-turn-helix transcriptional regulator: MTTRWLTPEEQRAWRAYIGAAHLLEDTLDRQLQHDAGMPHLYYSILANLSDSPEHRLRMTDLAEQVKITRSRLTYAVSRLEKDGLVAREECQWDKRGSVAALTEEGMAVLERTAPGHVATVRAALFDHLTPEQVGQLEEIFSGVTRVLQGGDAADMPWLRRSSCSGE; the protein is encoded by the coding sequence ATGACGACCCGCTGGCTCACCCCCGAGGAGCAGCGCGCCTGGCGCGCGTACATCGGTGCCGCCCACCTCCTGGAGGACACCCTGGACCGGCAGCTCCAGCATGACGCCGGCATGCCGCATCTGTACTACTCCATCCTCGCCAATCTCTCCGACTCCCCGGAGCACCGGCTGCGGATGACCGACCTCGCGGAGCAGGTGAAGATCACCCGGAGCCGGCTGACGTACGCCGTGAGCCGGCTGGAGAAGGACGGGCTGGTGGCGCGCGAGGAGTGCCAGTGGGACAAGCGGGGCAGTGTCGCCGCACTGACGGAGGAGGGGATGGCCGTACTGGAGCGGACGGCGCCCGGCCATGTGGCGACCGTGCGAGCCGCGCTCTTCGATCACCTCACACCCGAGCAGGTGGGCCAGCTGGAGGAGATCTTCAGCGGGGTGACCCGGGTGCTCCAGGGCGGGGACGCGGCCGACATGCCATGGCTGCGGCGCTCCTCGTGCAGTGGCGAGTGA
- a CDS encoding DUF5955 family protein, whose product MMSQQPPEGTNFGVQQFGGQSQVANQAVGPGARAVAGQVSFQSLTADQRTQIQDHLALIERLLDEHRAGLPDQDTPRAELRRLRDELGDPAPEPGVVRRALDRLTAFAEPVAPLAAAVAALASAIPSL is encoded by the coding sequence ATGATGTCCCAACAGCCGCCCGAGGGAACGAACTTCGGGGTGCAGCAGTTCGGCGGCCAGAGCCAGGTCGCCAACCAGGCCGTGGGCCCCGGCGCACGAGCGGTGGCCGGCCAGGTCTCCTTCCAATCCCTCACAGCAGACCAACGAACCCAGATCCAGGATCACCTGGCCCTGATCGAACGCCTCCTGGACGAACACCGCGCGGGCCTCCCCGACCAGGACACCCCCCGCGCGGAACTCCGCCGCCTGCGCGACGAACTCGGCGACCCCGCCCCCGAACCGGGAGTGGTACGCCGAGCCCTGGACCGCCTGACGGCTTTCGCCGAACCGGTGGCCCCACTGGCGGCAGCGGTAGCCGCACTGGCCTCGGCCATCCCGTCCCTCTGA
- a CDS encoding dihydrofolate reductase family protein, translating into MPLPYVLLSAAVSLDGYLDDTGPERLLLSSPADFDRVDEVRASVDAILVGAGTIRADNPRLLVNSPERRAARVAAGHPEYPLKVTVSGSGDLDPAAKFWHTGGEKVVYTTDKGARTARAAGLAADVVALGADLDWRRLLTDLHARGVHRLMVEGGGTIHTQLLQEGLADELQLVLAPLFVGDPSAPRLFGPGAYQAGRLRLVESRRIQDVVLMRYEPTAPGKHGVPAAADHHWLRLACELAELCPPSETAFSVGAVVVAADGTELARGHSREGTDPVVHAEEAALAKIDPEDPRLPSATVYSSLEPCAHRSSRPAPCARLILDAGVRRVVTAWREPDTFVVAADGTGLLTAAGVDVLELPEYADRAKAPNQHLLT; encoded by the coding sequence ATGCCCCTCCCCTACGTCCTCCTGTCGGCCGCCGTCTCCCTCGACGGCTACCTGGACGACACCGGCCCCGAGCGGCTGCTGCTCTCCAGCCCCGCCGACTTCGACCGGGTCGACGAGGTACGCGCCTCGGTCGACGCGATCCTCGTCGGCGCCGGCACCATCCGCGCCGACAACCCGCGGCTGCTGGTGAACTCGCCCGAGCGGCGCGCGGCCCGGGTCGCGGCGGGACACCCGGAGTACCCCCTGAAGGTCACCGTCAGCGGCAGCGGCGACCTGGACCCGGCGGCGAAGTTCTGGCACACGGGCGGCGAGAAGGTCGTCTATACGACGGACAAGGGCGCACGGACGGCCCGTGCGGCGGGCCTCGCGGCGGACGTGGTCGCCCTCGGCGCCGACCTCGACTGGCGCCGCCTGCTCACGGACCTGCACGCCCGCGGCGTACACCGCCTGATGGTCGAGGGCGGCGGCACGATCCACACCCAGCTGCTCCAGGAGGGCCTCGCGGACGAGCTCCAGCTGGTCCTGGCCCCGCTGTTCGTCGGCGACCCGTCCGCCCCGCGCCTGTTCGGCCCCGGCGCATACCAAGCGGGACGACTGCGCCTGGTGGAGTCCCGTCGTATCCAGGACGTCGTCCTCATGCGCTACGAGCCGACCGCACCCGGCAAGCACGGCGTCCCCGCCGCCGCCGACCACCACTGGCTGCGGCTCGCCTGCGAGCTGGCCGAGCTGTGCCCGCCCTCCGAGACGGCGTTCAGCGTCGGCGCGGTGGTCGTGGCCGCCGACGGCACGGAACTCGCCCGCGGCCACTCCCGGGAGGGAACCGACCCGGTGGTCCACGCCGAGGAGGCGGCCCTCGCCAAGATCGACCCCGAGGACCCCCGGCTGCCCTCCGCGACGGTCTACAGCAGCCTGGAACCCTGCGCCCACCGCTCCTCCCGCCCCGCCCCCTGCGCCCGGCTGATCCTGGACGCGGGCGTCCGCCGGGTGGTCACGGCATGGCGGGAGCCGGACACCTTCGTGGTCGCGGCGGACGGAACCGGCCTGCTCACCGCGGCCGGCGTCGACGTACTCGAACTACCCGAGTACGCGGACCGAGCGAAGGCCCCGAACCAGCACCTCCTCACGTAA